A region of Ornithodoros turicata isolate Travis chromosome 5, ASM3712646v1, whole genome shotgun sequence DNA encodes the following proteins:
- the LOC135395322 gene encoding uncharacterized protein LOC135395322 isoform X1: MPFPSDFSIRWHLSRWHPADKDTGRCCRPEKCDRRATSLTSRRQTVDAMSNGLDNCIRASIWTRQETLLLLDLWEQETRRQNLDGTARNYKVHQRISQVLNSRGYSRSPMQVRERLKRLRREYRESRRCEYYDRIAAIMTSQPETNGGAVGSPAENGTESHTNGNGDSRMTDDDAGLHVNNDDRSQGTSDNDAGSPTELNGHQTYAENNKFPQHAPPVTAYPDINHQADNNTYPSYNSTDESLILQRRTVHLLTALVEGQRRTQRSTVCYQRQMLQNMHIIATSMQTVAGSLARACLYTPLPARGEDDGGGSPTYAASLLEQQESYLDLSQDRMQTNGSCKEESDH, encoded by the exons ATGCCTTTTCCTAGTGATTTTTCTATCAGATGGCATTTATCTCGGTGGCACCCAGCGGACAAAGATACCGGGCGATGCTGCCGCCCCGAGAAGTGCGACAG GCGCGCAACATCACTGACGAGCAGACGTCAAACAGTGGACGCCATGAGTAACGGGTTAGACAACTGCATTCGTGCCAGCATCTGGACACGGCAAGAGACGCTTCTGCTTCTCGACCTGTGGGAGCAAGAAACGCGGCGGCAGAACCTCGATGGAACAGCGCGAAACTACAAGGTTCATCAAAGGATATCTCAGGTGCTCAACTCCCGAGGCTACAGTCGCTCGCCGATGCAAGTCAGAGAGAGGCTCAAGAGGCTCCGGCGCGAATACAGGGAATCCCGTCGTTGCGAATACTACGACCGCATAGCAGCAATTATGACGTCACAACCGGAAACCAACGGCGGTGCCGTTGGTTCTCCTGCGGAGAATGGGACCGAAAGCCACACCAATGGAAATGGCGATAGTCGCATGACTGATGACGATGCCG GTTTACACGTAAACAACGATGATCGTTCTCAGGGGACCTCCGATAATGACGCAG GCTCTCCTACCGAACTCAATGGACACCAAACTTACGCGGAAAACAACAAATTCCCGCAACATGCTCCCCCAGTAACTGCATACCCCGACATCAATCACCAGGCCGACAACAACACCTACCCGTCTTACAACAGCACCGACGAATCCCTCATTCTGCAGCGAAGAACAGTTCACCTGCTGACAGCGCTGGTGGAAGGGCAACGAAGGACGCAGCGATCGACCGTCTGCTACCAACGGCAAATGCTGCAGAACATGCATATCATCGCGACGTCCATGCAGACCGTAGCTGGCTCTCTGGCTCGCGCGTGTCTTTACACTCCTCTCCCGGCAAGAGGGGAAGATGACGGCGGTGGTAGCCCAACGTATGCTGCCAGTCTTCTGGAACAACAAGAGAGCTACCTGGACTTGTCCCAAGATCGGATGCAGACGAATGGGTCGTGTAAAGAAGAATCAGATCATTGA
- the LOC135395322 gene encoding uncharacterized protein LOC135395322 isoform X2, with product MSNGLDNCIRASIWTRQETLLLLDLWEQETRRQNLDGTARNYKVHQRISQVLNSRGYSRSPMQVRERLKRLRREYRESRRCEYYDRIAAIMTSQPETNGGAVGSPAENGTESHTNGNGDSRMTDDDAGLHVNNDDRSQGTSDNDAGSPTELNGHQTYAENNKFPQHAPPVTAYPDINHQADNNTYPSYNSTDESLILQRRTVHLLTALVEGQRRTQRSTVCYQRQMLQNMHIIATSMQTVAGSLARACLYTPLPARGEDDGGGSPTYAASLLEQQESYLDLSQDRMQTNGSCKEESDH from the exons ATGAGTAACGGGTTAGACAACTGCATTCGTGCCAGCATCTGGACACGGCAAGAGACGCTTCTGCTTCTCGACCTGTGGGAGCAAGAAACGCGGCGGCAGAACCTCGATGGAACAGCGCGAAACTACAAGGTTCATCAAAGGATATCTCAGGTGCTCAACTCCCGAGGCTACAGTCGCTCGCCGATGCAAGTCAGAGAGAGGCTCAAGAGGCTCCGGCGCGAATACAGGGAATCCCGTCGTTGCGAATACTACGACCGCATAGCAGCAATTATGACGTCACAACCGGAAACCAACGGCGGTGCCGTTGGTTCTCCTGCGGAGAATGGGACCGAAAGCCACACCAATGGAAATGGCGATAGTCGCATGACTGATGACGATGCCG GTTTACACGTAAACAACGATGATCGTTCTCAGGGGACCTCCGATAATGACGCAG GCTCTCCTACCGAACTCAATGGACACCAAACTTACGCGGAAAACAACAAATTCCCGCAACATGCTCCCCCAGTAACTGCATACCCCGACATCAATCACCAGGCCGACAACAACACCTACCCGTCTTACAACAGCACCGACGAATCCCTCATTCTGCAGCGAAGAACAGTTCACCTGCTGACAGCGCTGGTGGAAGGGCAACGAAGGACGCAGCGATCGACCGTCTGCTACCAACGGCAAATGCTGCAGAACATGCATATCATCGCGACGTCCATGCAGACCGTAGCTGGCTCTCTGGCTCGCGCGTGTCTTTACACTCCTCTCCCGGCAAGAGGGGAAGATGACGGCGGTGGTAGCCCAACGTATGCTGCCAGTCTTCTGGAACAACAAGAGAGCTACCTGGACTTGTCCCAAGATCGGATGCAGACGAATGGGTCGTGTAAAGAAGAATCAGATCATTGA